The genomic segment CTCTTGACTCAGCGAGTCAAGAATGCAACCCCACGTTTAACACTTAAACAATAAAGTCTATGATTGTTAGTAAAAACCATCCACCGCCACAACAAACAATTCACAGGCAATAACATAAGCAATCAGTGTGATTACGTGAAATTAAACAGCTCGTAGAGAGtttattaaaatgaataaaattccTAATACTCACAATTGGTCAATAAAAACGCTTTTTCTTACGAAGTAGAATCTTGGACACTAAACAATGCCTTACTTAAACGACTGGAAGATTTTGAGATGTGATGCAACAGAAATATATTGACAATCTTAAGTTTGGATCTTTAAACAGTGAACTCATCAGGAAAAAAGATATAGTCCTATAATAATTTTCCTAAAAATTACAGCCCACACAGTGAGTTTTGCTGAATATGTTGGGTGATGTTCGTTTCACCCTTTTTTGCAATTTGATATTGAAAATCACTGAAGTAAGAAAATTGTCAATCTTATGAGCTTATAACAACTATGGTGGAGATGAATTAAGATAAAAAGTctataatttaataaaagtcagACGGAATGAAGAAAAAATATCGAAAGAATTGTGCAAAGgacagattattattattatcgttATTACTATAAAGGACGATTTATAAAAAATGGTCTCTTCTTATGAATCAAATAATTACAGATATACAAGGCGAAAAGCCCGGAtttgttcggaaaaatattcccatgagattttttttgtataatcacTTTCTTGAGATatcccaaaataaggttcaagaggtcacCCAAGCGAAAAATTGTTCAaatgttataaacatttttttaacaaattgtaacaatacaaatttttgtgcccagataaaaattttttttagaatttatgGATCAATATGAACAGAAAAGTTTGGTTGTAAGTTTTCTCTAAAATTGaccgttttcgagttataaatagtaatttaaaactgaaaacaaaaacgcaaaatgacgattttcaagacgcagtaatacaagtaaaaaatattatttttgaaatcatcAAGAACCTAATTTCAAGTTCAAGCTATCTTCTATCAGCACCAAATGAAAATTCTGGGCTTATTGTATTTTAAAACActgtttttaattgttaatgaagCGTGTATGGCAGGGCGGGCGTTCATTTGTACAAGAAGAATTCAAACCAGCAGAAAGTTGTGcaatagatcttgtttctctttcTTATACACGCAAACCGAGTTTCCGTCCTatcataagcgcttcattaacgattaaaaacaatgttttaaagtGAAATAAGTCCAAAATACTTATCAAAATAGAACAacgtttgaacttgaatttagctTCTCTAAgctctaaataaaataaataaggcGATCACAAAGGTAATAAGAAAAGACATCAAAGACATTTTCTACAAAGCAGAAAAAACTAAACAAGGAATAGAGCAAAATAAGGACATGAAAGTATTGAACAGTGGCGTGCAAAagggaaaaatagaaaaaaacaaacagaACTGTAGAAGAACCTACgaacaataattaaatattaacaatagtCGAATAGTTCTACACAGAgctatatagatcaagaaaaaacaTTACAGTAAAAACTGGGGTACTAAATCAAGGAttagatttaatgcccgatataacaaaatcagaaatcaaagaggccctgaagaaaatgaaaaataatcgaacttCAGGCGAAGGTAAAATAGTGTCAGAATTGAAGGAGAtctattacttgaaaaaattaaactactTCAACGTCAATATTCGAACAAACTGAAACAATGCTTCTATGATTCTATTACataaagcaggagacaaagcaaatttagtgAATTACAGATCTATTAGCCTCCTCAGTCACATATATAgcttaattaaaagaaaaaaattagagacttatcaaccaagggaacaggcaggattccgactATAAACCTCTAGGATTAATATTtgtcgattttcacaaagcctttgacataGTTAAGCTAAGCAAAATACCACAGACACTTAGAGAATGCAGGCTACAACAACTATAAATGCTAAAATACAATATTTACctacaggcaacaaccactgtcaaattacatactaatagaaatcgcataaaaatagagtGGGGGGTTAGACAaagagacccaatgtcacctaaactttttaatattgtaCTAGAACatctattttaaaaaatttagattgGATGACAAAGcttctaaacaacttacgtttcgtcGATGATATAGTCATAATAGCTCAGAATCTAGGAATCGCAAGAAAGATGATACAGGAACTCGTTATGACTAcggaaaatgtaggtttaaatataaatatctcgtaaacaaaaacaatcaaaaatttgGTACCCGACCAGAACATCGGTATTGGTGGGCAAGAAGAACTCGTAGGcaaatataaatacctaggatatgaaattatgattggcaagGATAATTAGacccatgaactgaagagaagaattgGTCTTGAGTGACAGCATATGGAAAACTGAgtgaaacttttaaaagtgaggtGCCCACAAGATtgaagagaaaagtatttgatcaatgcgtcTTCCCACTGTTGACATATGGAGTAGAAatacttactttaacaaaagtaAGCCAAACCTCGGCTGCCAAACTGAGAGCCACActgagaagaatggagcgatccatgtaaggaataactctgcgagacaaaataaaaaacgaagaggttAGGAGAAGCGCCAAGGTGACTGTCATCGAAAGAATAGCTAGACTAAattggagatgggcaggacacataacTAGAATGACGGATGAGCGATGGACAAAGGGGTTATCGTAATGGAGAGCAAGGGAAGACACGAGAAGCGTCGGTCGATCACCTGCACGAtgggctgacgatttaagaagaaaaaaactggaAGAGAGTGGCTCAAAATAGACTGGGTTGGAAGCactagaaagaggcctatgtTTAGCAATAAAtttttgaggctggatgatgatgaaattcAACAGAATATAAAATACTGTCGTGAGCCCACGATTGGTATTTATGAGTTCGTTTGGTTGTACAATGTATGATATATGTTTTGATTGAAAGTCGAAAAacattctaattattttttggaATGTACTTAACTAATGTAAAAGTTTTCTGAAAAGCGAACTTTAGTGTATATTTATCTCGATCGCGTACAACCAAAAAATTCGAGAAAGGGTCCGgttatttttttcttattgtttCAACATAACAGATTTTGTAATTAAGGTTAGTATTGCTAACTGGTAAATTATTTATCTTACGTAATATTTCGTGCAGAATCAAAAATTAGTGCACACAGTTTTTTATTTCAATGGAGAACTAGTACAATTATCCATTTGGTAAGAGCCATCAGACTACTTTCCTAAATATATTTCTAAATTATTGTTGTACATTTTCACTGTACATTTGTACACTGTATTGTACATTTACCCTTTCACTGACCGATAACTATGCAGTTTTTATAACTAGAACCTAATCTTCagaacctatagcatgaaattttagttttaagttttggcaacaaatttggggcatttgaaatatgcttaaaaaacgctgaatttaaactttcacattacaatcgatctaaaatgtttaaaactgctcttttttaTTTACACCAATACCTTTTTCAAAAGTGCTtaacttctgctataaattacacccaaaaccatcttcttggaggcatttttcgtgacgtgcgatcgtttgtaatgtaaaagtttaaattctgtgtttttagtcatatttcaaatgccacaTACTAATTgctaaaaatcaaaattgatttTTCATGTTATAGGTATCTGGTCTCCAACAATTGAAATTTCACTAAGACTAGTCGATgaagataataaattttattgatctcacgagaatcgtaaaaaatggcaaaaatcacgcaaaatttatttattaaacggctttataaaaattgactttatttgcggcacaatacaaaattatatacgaaagatgcactctttacctttaaaacgtattttgatttttgtcgatcaaaagatatcgattttttaccgttgagttgatataattttatataacattgatttcgcgagcggaattgacattcaaaattgccggtcgcttcaagcgttgtttctgagagaacggtttattctacgaaaaagtgctaatacacatttttgttaaaaattatctcagctacattttttattcaaaaaatttttttctacggcgtacagattcttggtaaatcgattttttttcgttttcaccCCCCTACGAGGGTGGTTGGAGGGAGCAGCCCGGGagttaaagtggtaaacttttttgcaccttttttggggtcccaaaattgttattctcggcaaaatttagcttgttcgtatgatttttaggggtcaaatctctaaCGACGATAACGTGAAACTttggattttttaaatttagattaatggACAAAGTGGTTTATTTAATTGTCTAATTATTATTTTGCAaagatgtttatatttttttaataaaaaaactagtttTCAAATCTGCAAAATTTGTAAGTTTGGAAATagctaacaaaaaaaaattatttatatcatACTAATATTTATAAATCTAAAATGTAATAAGTTAAAGGACTCAGTTATATATTAAAACGCGTAGGAAAATGGAAATGGGGTAACTCTTGAAAAACAAAGCGGAATACCTGGATTACAAACGAATTAATCAGAAGTAATAGAAAccttcaaaatataaaaaaaaattggaaaaggaCAAAAATGGTATGATGCTTTAAAGAAACCTACCGGTTTGAAATTTATTCCAAAATTTCAAAACGAATATCATAAGAGTAGCAGAATTACATATCCAATATTATATGCAATCATTACACAAATAATAGACCATTTACTGCAAACAGgggaaaaataatttaataagacagctaatttttaaaatacacttAAAAAGAAATCTTAGTTCAAGATCACAAACATTCAACCAGCATTCATGGTTGCACGTattcatttaatatttatttaaatatgtttctCTAATATATacgaattcattttttttttattttacagattTCTGTTCGAATAACACCTACTGGCACAATCGACCTTGATGATCGATTTATGTCTATATGGTCACCAACAACTCATTGGATAAGAGCATTGCGTCTCTCTGATGACTGCCATAGTTATAACTTACAACTTAAACTTTACAAAAGCTCAACTGTGAAAATAGATCATAATGAACCACCAAAACTTATTTTACAAGCAATACGGCCCATCGAAGTGGGCCAAGAATTATTATTGTGGTTTTCAGAAGATATTCTGGCGATGCTGCAGATGACTTTTTTAACTCCTGCTAATATACAAGGTAGGTTATATATTTATTTCTGactatgtttattttttaatgtttaccaAAAAAATATCATATAGATTATAGTAATTTGTACACATACCATAAAAAACGCATTCCGTtttcttttacaaaaaattatgctTCGAGAAGAAGCATTGTATAGTGATTTCCAAAGTTTTCCGAATCCTGCTCATTCCAGTCTTACTCTTCAAGTGATTTCCGCagtttggttctctttgtcataTTTAAGAATTTGCCCTAGCTAGATATATTCATTGACTTCTTCTATCTCACCGTCAGTTATAGTTATACATCTGGGGTCGTCTGTGTTTGTCATTGcttttgtttttgtcatattcaaTTTTAGGCCGATGTATTGGGAGATGTCTGTGAGTTTATCCGTCATAATTTGCACTTCCTctaatgtgctcgctataatcacgatgccgtcagcgaatctgaggtggttttacttgttgccattaacgttgatgccacatgttgaccaatttgtagttttaaagaagtcttctagggctagattaaaaagctttggcgatattacgtcgcatcgccttgtctaactcctcttttaATAGGGATGGGATTTGCATTTTCATTTAGTTAGACTATCATAGTTGCGTTTtcatattatatattatgtattagttgcctatatctcggaTGTATTCTACAATGATTAATAGTTTGTtttatggcccacatctcgatactatcaaatgcCGTTTCATAATCTATGAAGGCAAGAAATATGGggagttggtattcatttgctttCTCTATCAaggttctcattgtcagcagatcctatgtactatatcctttgcggaagccagcctatTCAACTGGTTGATAATTATCCATTTTGTTAGTCAACTGGCAATTATAAAGTCGTGTCCtgaagctttattattttttagctctttctGTATATTTTCAATCCCTCTATATTTGGTAGTAcctctgatcccacgttttttatttttcttttaacgtTCTCCTTTGTTAATTCGTTAGGCTGGCTTTTTAAGGTTGTAAGCTAAGCTGTTAGGTTTTTTAAAAGTCTTCGACTATCTTTGTCATTTcatatttgtccttctcttccttattattggtgtctttaattttgataatttgcTGAACCCCCAGTGTTGGTCTTAGATATTTTAAGCCTCTATCGTTTTCAATAACTTGCTATTTtcgttccattttttttatgtcgCCTTCTTTAGTTATCTTtcaattgttttattaagttctacGTATACTTAAGTATAGCGTTTGTTTTCTGCTAGTATGTGTCttctttctttaattatttgtttagtttcgttgcttattttgtcttctttagttcTTGTTTTTTTTACGACCTGTAGTCCAGATTCGAGgaggtttttatttatgtttttgttaatATCGTCAATTTGGTCTTGATTATGTGAAGGATCGGATTCGAACTTACCTGCTCTTTCAGAATTCCTCTCCATTTGTTCTTACTTTGAAGGCGTCTAACGGCGTTGTTTTTTTTAAGATCTTTTTTCTCTCGTCttttatgttaatatttatttttgctctaaTAATGTGATTATTACTACTAGTTAttacgttgtttattgttgtgtagttttcaaacattattttttggTTGGGAGAAAATAGTCAATTTCATTTTCGTAGTTCCATGTAGATACATGTCCGTTTACTGTTAgggttatttttttaaaagatattgaTAGCATACGTGTTTTCTTTTTCCAGTAATTCCATAAATTTTTCTCTCCTCGCCTTTCTAATGTCGAATTCGAAATTTCTAATCTTATTTTCAGAGTCTTCAATCTTCCagttttggcgttaaaatctccaattattattatttgaaattctttgttgctgTCGATAGCATTTTTAAGGTCTTCgcaaaaagtatttatttcattATCAAGAGTATTCAAAACGAATtccatttatttgttttgaacgcataaaataaataaaactttatcaagaagaaaataaaataaaaattaaaaaaaaaaaggctGAAAAAAATACGAAAGGTCATAAGAGAAATCGGGCTTTATGATAATAGAGAGAGAAGAAATGATTAATGATGGGTTAAGGGTCAAACATTGTGTAAGCAATTAAGAAGGAAAAAACGAATAATTGTCTCACATTTATATTCACAATGTGATCATCTGAttaacaattatttaaagtttttttctttttaatttgaacCAATAATATCGTCCCATATTAGTAGAATAATTTATTAGTAAATGAATTATTTCACTTATAATATAGTTAATTTATATTTAGCCTATTtggaaaatatttacttttgataTTTGCCcatcattattaaatatattgaGCTCAAAGAGTATCTTTGTCTTTTACCTATGTTGTTTAACTTAGATACATAACTTTGATAGTTGAGATTGATGAAAAACATTTGGAAATAAGTAGTTcggtaatttttgttttgttctttattcCGTTTAGCacatttcaatttaaatttaaacaaaaaactttgaacaagcaataaatgaaataattaactttttaggTCAAAAAAAGTATGTTTGTAACAGATGTTCCACGCTCTACGAATCTCCAAATCCGTTAAAACTACACATTACATTAGGTTGTGGAAAAATGTCTATTTCAACGCTTTGGGAGAGACTTTCTAATGCTTTGAATGAATCCCGTAAGTCTATTGAAAAAGAAGACACCTTTAACATCCAGTTAAACCTTAAGCATCAAACTATTAAACAAAAGTCTGCCATTGACTTGACAAAATATGCAGAAAATGTGATGCCCCTGGAGCATAGACTTTACAGACCTTACGAGAAAGAGCCTAGTGCCTTTAAGCCATTTAGGAAAGACGAAAATTCCACTCAGGCTTTTGATGAGTACTCTAAGGTAAATAATAGAAATAATAATGCTGTATATTATTGTCAGAATTAAAATTAGTAAAGGGTTTGGTCTACTTCTTTGGCCACTTTCAAAAAATGACAATtacttgatattttcattatattgaTATACCAAGAAATAAATATACAATAGATAGATCTTGCAGCCGTACAGGTTGGTCTACTTGTACTTATAGTTTTGGCAAAGTCAATACAATGctgtttactatttttaattagcATTAAAACAAGTTACATAAAATACTACATTACTTTCATTTTCCAAATATTACTTTTGGTATTGACGTTTAATCACCGTTCCtgctaaaattaaataaaaaggcATTagcaaattataaaataattttaataagaaAGTTCAGTTGGATTTCTTAGGTAGTCTTGGACAGGTAAATaattatctttttattatttacttatccTTTATCGAAAGTATATGCCACATCCAGGAAGAAAGTGGAACAAACTTTTTCCTTCTAATTTTTTTCAATAAGGTCAGTGATCCGATGAACTTGATCTATTGTCGAGTAGCTCTCCCTAAATGGAAATTAATGGGTgggaattattttcttttattatttattttttgtctcTTGAAAAGAAATGTTTCATTAAGTTTCTAAATAGTTAGAAGTAAACCTCTTGCGATGGTTTTCCTGGTTTGGGAATATTAATGACTTCTGTTTCTTTCCAAATCTTAGGGACATACTTCACGACATCTGCTTCTAAATAACGCATTAAtaagttttaacattttttttgttagtcGTTTTAGGATTTCATCAGTAATTTTCGGGGTTTAGTTTGTTAGggactttttaaattatttgtttggaTTTCATCACAAACTTCTTTTGGAGAAGCTCGTTTAATCATAACAATTTCTGATTCTAGTTAGTTCCAGTTTTCCGGATTTTCTTCATCGTTCGGCTGAAAAGTCGCTTGTAAATGTTTAGCAAATCTATCTGCTTTTTGATTGTTCTTTCAAGCCTAGACCCTATGTGGCTTTCTAATTAGTGAGTTATGTGGAATGGATTTTTGTGGAATTTTGTTTCGACGGTTTGAGAAACATTCTTCGCAGGATACACATTTCGAAAACCTCCAACAATTAATAGGGGaaattttcaacgtccatgtctctaTCACGTATAACAATATAAACCACACATAATATTTAACCATTAATTATTAGTAATTGACTGGTATTGATTGATTGATAACCTAATAAATCTGCAGCTTTTCATTATCACTGTCACTATTTTCTTTCAGATTATGGATTATAACATTACACCCCCACCTACAGTGCTTCCAACTTGCTTTGATTTACGGCATCAAGGATATAGTGACGAAGCTCAAATTGAAAGTCTTGTTAGCAGTTTGGGAAAGTCACGACAAGGACACATTTGTCTTTACTGTGGAAAGTGTTATTCTAGAAAATACGGATTAAAAATTCATATTAGAACTCATACTGGATACAAACCTCtaaaatgtaaattttgcaaTAGGCCCTTTGGCGATCCGAGTAATCTTAATAAACATGTGAGGCTACATGCTGAAGGAAATACGCCCTATAGGTGAGTATTATGGtgacgcggagtcaaacccgaaAAACCACAGAAAGCGCGTATAGCTCCAGcggaaattttatatatatatatatatatatatatatatatatatatatattatgttatgtatatatatatatatatattatatatatatatatatatattatgttatgtatatatattatatatatatataatatatatatatatatatatatatatatatatatatatatatatatatatatatatatatatatatatatatatatatatatatatatattatgtgttTCTCTTGTCTCGGCCTTCTTGGGCTTAAGCACCATTACCATATCAAGGTAAAACAACACGATGGTCTGTATATAATTcttttacaaattatatttaaaaacagaccacaattttacaattaaaagttaaacgtatgttttttttttattttattcgatcaTATGCTTCatatttacttttctttttttttaggtgTGAACTCTGCGGAAAAATTTTGGTAAGAAGACGTGACTTGGAGAGGCATTTAAAATCTAGACATATGGTAGAAACACATCCTGGCATAAATATTATTGTCGATTCAACCGATGAAATTAAAAGCGAACCAAGTGACGAAGAATCGAAATCTATGAAATGAtattatattttgataaatttttgtacaTGTGTTTACTTGctgatgtttatttttaaaaatataaatattctgatgttttgtaattataaatagttttatttatagatatatgtatatatatatatatatatatatatatatatatatatatatatatatatatatatgtatatatatgtatatatatatatatatatatatatatatatatatatttcaatataCGTATGCTGCCAATTAAATATAATCCTGGCGATATTAACTAGGTTCACGTAAATGTCCCTGGTACTAATAAATAACTAGCAAACAGCAATGACACTAATATTGTTATGGGCAACTTCAATACCAAAGAAGGAAAGGAGCAACCTAAAGATATTGTAGGAAACTATAGAAAACTACAAGTCAAAGAAGCAATCAAGGCACCCATTGaattttgtcaagaagaaaatcttataattagaaataaat from the Diabrotica undecimpunctata isolate CICGRU chromosome 1, icDiaUnde3, whole genome shotgun sequence genome contains:
- the Prdm13 gene encoding uncharacterized protein Prdm13 isoform X1, whose product is MISSGFYSVSSANVSCYVTGSSELLVPGRVTAVSNIPQGSVTQSIDPTALVGQPDVQQISVRITPTGTIDLDDRFMSIWSPTTHWIRALRLSDDCHSYNLQLKLYKSSTVKIDHNEPPKLILQAIRPIEVGQELLLWFSEDILAMLQMTFLTPANIQGQKKYVCNRCSTLYESPNPLKLHITLGCGKMSISTLWERLSNALNESRKSIEKEDTFNIQLNLKHQTIKQKSAIDLTKYAENVMPLEHRLYRPYEKEPSAFKPFRKDENSTQAFDEYSKIMDYNITPPPTVLPTCFDLRHQGYSDEAQIESLVSSLGKSRQGHICLYCGKCYSRKYGLKIHIRTHTGYKPLKCKFCNRPFGDPSNLNKHVRLHAEGNTPYRCELCGKILVRRRDLERHLKSRHMVETHPGINIIVDSTDEIKSEPSDEESKSMK
- the Prdm13 gene encoding uncharacterized protein Prdm13 isoform X2: MSIWSPTTHWIRALRLSDDCHSYNLQLKLYKSSTVKIDHNEPPKLILQAIRPIEVGQELLLWFSEDILAMLQMTFLTPANIQGQKKYVCNRCSTLYESPNPLKLHITLGCGKMSISTLWERLSNALNESRKSIEKEDTFNIQLNLKHQTIKQKSAIDLTKYAENVMPLEHRLYRPYEKEPSAFKPFRKDENSTQAFDEYSKIMDYNITPPPTVLPTCFDLRHQGYSDEAQIESLVSSLGKSRQGHICLYCGKCYSRKYGLKIHIRTHTGYKPLKCKFCNRPFGDPSNLNKHVRLHAEGNTPYRCELCGKILVRRRDLERHLKSRHMVETHPGINIIVDSTDEIKSEPSDEESKSMK